In Saprospiraceae bacterium, one DNA window encodes the following:
- a CDS encoding DUF1736 domain-containing protein, producing the protein MAGVPKFSQEIKDIMNNPFLSMKPDQKLGSIMYTLLKYIQLMVWPHPLSHDYYPYAIPKISVFKPIPLLSLFTYISLWPSWHSRDGDKRRFTHIPFGFTCLLSRSCPTL; encoded by the coding sequence ATGGCAGGTGTCCCAAAATTCAGTCAGGAGATCAAAGACATCATGAATAACCCATTTCTGAGCATGAAACCTGACCAAAAACTGGGGAGTATCATGTACACGTTACTCAAGTACATTCAACTCATGGTTTGGCCACATCCACTGTCTCATGATTATTATCCATATGCCATTCCGAAGATCAGCGTATTTAAACCTATTCCCTTACTTTCATTATTTACTTATATTAGTTTGTGGCCATCCTGGCATTCAAGGGATGGAGACAAAAGACGGTTTACTCATATTCCATTTGGTTTTACTTGTTTGCTCTCACGATCGTGTCCAACTTTGTGA